In Bacillus thuringiensis, the DNA window TCCAGATACTGATTTTGTATTTGCAAGTTTGACTTATTATTATGGATATGTGCTTGCACTGGTCCTTGTCTTAATTCTTTCTCTTTTTGTAGCACGGTTAATGTTCATATCTTATACAATAAATGACCGGTATGGTAAATTGCTTCTCATTGGAGGAATGACTCTTTTCGTAGTTCAATTCCTTTATAACGTTGGTATGATTTTAGGTTTATTACCGATTACTGCTATATCATTACCTTTTATTAGTTATGGATTAACACCAACTGTATTTCATGCGCTTATAATGGGAATCGTACTAAGTGTATATCGACGTAAAGATATGCCGTTTAGAATGAGAAAAACACCTTGATACTTATTATAAGTTGTATATAAAAGAACTCATCATTATGATCAAGTACAAACGTAAATAGATAGTAGCAGAGGGTTATGATAACTAACCCTCTTTTTATGTTTAAATAAGTGAACTTGCTTTAATAGAAGTACATAATTCAGAACGAGAAATTGATTCAGCTAGATGTTGTAAATAGGAGCATTCTTCCTCATCTTTTTCGGGAGTGTTGGGATCCAATACAGGTGAAGAAAGAAGTACATCAATCGTAAGTATGCCTGCATCATGAGAGACGATGTTATAACCTGCAAATACAGGTCGTTTTAAGTCTTTTACTTTTTGAATCATCTCATGGAATTTCGTAACGCTTATATTGATTTGTGCGAATGGAAAGCATTTTTGGGTAGGACTTTCGATGGTCTTTCTAATTTTATAATCGTATACATAGTAGTACTTTTCTTGCTGCTCAAGTGCTTGCAACTCTTTCGTTAATAAGTGGTATTTGTCTGTAAGTCCAGTTGTGAGTCAACTAATAATGTGAAAGATCTTGGTGATGAGATTTCGAGAGGGCGGACGTTTAGGTCGGTAAAAGTAGGATTAGATTGTAAAATGGTATGTAATTTTTCGGTAGGAAACACACCGTCATAAATAGCAATAAAATAATGATTCATCTTTTCACTCCTTAACTTTTTCTAAACTGATATATTCTATTTTAAAGGTGTAAATCCTGCATAAAAAGAAACACCTTGAATCATCAAGGTGTTTTCGTTATAAGCTCAAAACTCTCCGAATCAGCCCCAAGTATAAAAGGACTAACTTCGCCAACGCTATAAAGTTGCAACTCATGCATTGCACGTGTGCAAGCAGTGTAGAATAATCTACGAACGCTCTCATCACTGTATGCATCTTTAGAAGCATCGTAAATAATAACAGCGTCAAATTCGATACCCTTCGCTAAGTAAGCAGGGATCACGACAATGCCTTGTTCGTACTCGGCCGAGTTACTTTTCACGAGTTTGATATTCTCGATATGACTAAGTGCTTCGTAGGCAGTGGCGCTTTCAGCTGCAGATTTACATATAATTGCGATCGTATTGTGCTGCTCTTTTTGTAGTTCAGCGACTTTGGCAGTAATACGGTCGTGCAGTTCGCTGAAATTAGACACTTTCGTCACTGTAGGTTTCTCGCCGTCACGTTCAAAGGCATGAATGTTATTGCCTTCCGGTACGAGAGCACGTGTAAATTCAATAATCGGTTTTGTTGAGCGATAGCTACGAGTTAAGTTAATGCCGTTCGTTTCATCTGGTCCGTATAAGCTAGTAAGTGTATTGAAATTCACTGCTTCACTCGCATGGGCAAATATCGCTTGGTTAAAGTCTCCGAGTACAGTCATTCTTGCAGCAGGGAAGAGACGTTTTAAAAACTCGAACTGAAACGGCGAATAATCTTGCGCTTCGTCTACGAGTACGTGTTTAATCGATCTATTCGTTTGGAAGCCTTCAATTAATTCTTTTAAAAGTAAGAATGGAGTCGCATCCTCATAATATAGCTTTCCTTCATCGAGCATGTTTACTGTTAATGAGCAAATATCATCCCATTCTTTCGGTTTTTCTCCAGTAACCAATGATGCATCTGTGAAGAGTTGTTTGTATATGCCTGTGAAATTGATGAAACGCAATGTTTGAACACCTTTACGAAGCGGTTTCAATTTTTTACGGACAATCATACGTCCGAGTACTTTCGTTTCTTTCTCAAAATCATGAAAGGAGTTGTCGTCAAACTCCCCTTTTTTCTGTAAATATTTATAAGCCTTTTGGTATTCATCTTTACTAAGTAATTCAATTTCTTCTTCTACCCAAGGCTTTTTCAGTTCTGCTTTTTCGAGTGCATCTATTTGTTTATTTAGCCAATCCGTTAACTTTTCAATTCGATTATGGAAACGGAGGGAGGAGTCGGTATTGTAAAATTGCTCTGCGATTTCTTTAGCAGAGGCAATCAGTTTTCCTCTAAATTTCATTCCTCTAAATAGCATGCCTGAAGATTCAAGAGATTGTCTGTACACTCTAATCATCTCGAAAAATTGAGTAGATGCTTTAAATCGAATGCTAGCATTTCTCGTTTTATAGGTAGGGCTATTCGCTTCAGTTAGCATATATTCTAATTGCTCATAAGGGTCTTCAACGTCAAATGACTTACTTAGTCTATGGTTTAAATATTCTTGGAATGTCACTTGCTGCATATTTTCTTCACCGAGTTCAGGTAGTACGTTAGATACGTAGCTGTTGAACATAGAGTTAGGGGAGAAGAGAATAATTTGATCCGCTTTTAGCCATTCGCGATATTTATATAGTAAGTAGGCGATTCGTTGCAGGGCAGCTGACGTTTTACCACTACCAGCAGCTCCTTGCACGATAAGGAGTCGGCCTTCATCGTGACGGATAATTTCATTTTGCTCGCGCTGAATCGTAGCGACGATGCTCTGCATATGTTTGTTCGTACCTTTTCCGAGCGCTTGTTGCAGAATTTCATCGCCAATGGTCAGGCTCGTATCGAACATAGAATCAATCTCGCCATTTTGAATAATGTATTGCAATTTTTTCTCCACATTACCGTGGATTACGCCTCCTGGTGTACTGTATTCAGCTGGCCCTGGTGGATAATCGTAGTACACACTCGAAATGGGTGCGCGCCAGTCATATATAAGAAAGTTTTCTCCGCTTGCATCAGTAAGTGTAGCTACGCCGATATAAATTTGCTCCGCAGCAGATTCTCCTTCTTCTTTGAAATCAATTCGCCCGAAGTAAGGTGCTTTATGCATGCGTCTTAATGCGGCAAGCCGATTAAAGGTGTGCTTATGGGTAATTTGTGTGACAGCTAGTGACTGAGCTTGTTGTCTTAAGTTGATAACTGTTTCAAGATAATCATCAAAAGTATCAGTATTTACTTTCACGTCATCCCAGAAATGTTTACGAATATTGATTACTTCTGCCCGGCGTCTGCCAGTTTCGTTTTCCAGTTTATCAATTTGCTGCGTAATCGTTTCGATTACGGTATCCAATCTTTTTTGCTCTTGATCAAGTTTTTTATTCATATACGTAAGCACTCCTTTAAAAGTGAAAAATAGAGGTTGACTGAAGATATGTTTTGGTGTACAATTAAGATACGGATAAATACGTTCTTTGTATTTTTGAAAACGTGTTTCTGTACTAATTTAACATAGTTTTTTCATTTAATCAATGATAATAAGATAAACCTTGGTTCCGTGTGTGATGGAATCAAGGTTTTTTATTGTAGATTATAGCTCGTTTCAGTTCGATTTCTAGCATCAATTAGTTAAAAGGGGAGAATAAAAAATCAATTTTGCGGTGGAATATATTCTTCGGTTTTTACATGAGAACCAGCAGCTTTCATTTATCCTGTTGCTCGCAAATAGCAGGATAAAAATTGCAAAATAAAAAAGCTCGGGCCTAAGCCCAAGCTTTTTTTCAATTCATTATTTCTTTTCGTCTTTCTTAGCGTCAGCTTTTTGCTCTTTGAAAAGATCTTTTAAATCTTTGTCGTCAACTTTTACGTCAGCTTTTTTGATTTCTTTCATCATAAGATCGTTCATGAATTCGCCGTCTTGTGCTTTCTTCTGAACGATTTCTTTTTTGATGTCATCTTTAGATTGTTCGAATGATTTTTCTGGTTCTTTAATGTCTGTTACTTTAATGATGTGGTAACCGAATTGTGATTTCACAGGCTCGCTTACTTCATCTTTTTTCAGTTTATAAGCAGCATCTTCGAATTCTTTAACCATTTTACCAGCGCCGAAGAATCCTAAGTCGCCACCTTTTTCTTTTGAACCAGTATCTTCAGAGTATTGTTTTGCTAACTCTTCGAAAGATTTACCTTGTCCAAGTTCTTCTTTAACTTTTTTCGCAGTCGCTTCATCTTTTACAAGAA includes these proteins:
- the helD gene encoding RNA polymerase recycling motor HelD; translation: MNKKLDQEQKRLDTVIETITQQIDKLENETGRRRAEVINIRKHFWDDVKVNTDTFDDYLETVINLRQQAQSLAVTQITHKHTFNRLAALRRMHKAPYFGRIDFKEEGESAAEQIYIGVATLTDASGENFLIYDWRAPISSVYYDYPPGPAEYSTPGGVIHGNVEKKLQYIIQNGEIDSMFDTSLTIGDEILQQALGKGTNKHMQSIVATIQREQNEIIRHDEGRLLIVQGAAGSGKTSAALQRIAYLLYKYREWLKADQIILFSPNSMFNSYVSNVLPELGEENMQQVTFQEYLNHRLSKSFDVEDPYEQLEYMLTEANSPTYKTRNASIRFKASTQFFEMIRVYRQSLESSGMLFRGMKFRGKLIASAKEIAEQFYNTDSSLRFHNRIEKLTDWLNKQIDALEKAELKKPWVEEEIELLSKDEYQKAYKYLQKKGEFDDNSFHDFEKETKVLGRMIVRKKLKPLRKGVQTLRFINFTGIYKQLFTDASLVTGEKPKEWDDICSLTVNMLDEGKLYYEDATPFLLLKELIEGFQTNRSIKHVLVDEAQDYSPFQFEFLKRLFPAARMTVLGDFNQAIFAHASEAVNFNTLTSLYGPDETNGINLTRSYRSTKPIIEFTRALVPEGNNIHAFERDGEKPTVTKVSNFSELHDRITAKVAELQKEQHNTIAIICKSAAESATAYEALSHIENIKLVKSNSAEYEQGIVVIPAYLAKGIEFDAVIIYDASKDAYSDESVRRLFYTACTRAMHELQLYSVGEVSPFILGADSESFELITKTP
- the prsA gene encoding peptidylprolyl isomerase PrsA → MKKAMLALAATSVIALSACGTGSSSDKIVTSKAGDITKDEFYNQMKTQAGKQVLNNMVMEKVLIKNYKVEDKEVDKKFDEMKKQYGDQFDTLLKQQGIKEETLKTGVRAQLAQEKAIEKTITDKELKDNYKPEIKASHILVKDEATAKKVKEELGQGKSFEELAKQYSEDTGSKEKGGDLGFFGAGKMVKEFEDAAYKLKKDEVSEPVKSQFGYHIIKVTDIKEPEKSFEQSKDDIKKEIVQKKAQDGEFMNDLMMKEIKKADVKVDDKDLKDLFKEQKADAKKDEKK